Genomic segment of Vibrio celticus:
TATCGGCCACGTTGACCACGGTAAAACAACTCTAACTGCTGCTATCTGTACTACACTTGCAAAAGTGTACGGTGGTGTTGCTAAAGATTTCGCATCTATCGATAACGCTCCAGAAGAGCGTGAGCGCGGTATCACAATCGCAACTTCTCACGTTGAGTACGATACTCCAGCACGTCACTACGCACACGTAGACTGTCCAGGACACGCGGATTATGTTAAAAACATGATCACTGGTGCTGCACAAATGGACGGCGGTATCCTAGTTGTTGCTGCGACTGACGGCCCAATGCCTCAAACTCGTGAGCACATCCTACTTGGTCGTCAAGTTGGTATCCCTTACATCATCGTATTCATGAACAAATGTGACATGGTAGATGACGAAGAGCTACTTGAGCTAGTTGAGATGGAAGTTCGTGAACTTCTTTCTGAATACGACTTCCCAGGTGATGACCTACCAGTTATCCAAGGTTCTGCACTTGGCGCACTAAACGGCGAGAAGCAGTGGGAAGACAAGATCGTTGAGCTTGCAGAAGCACTAGATTCTTACATTCCTGAGCCAGAGCGTGCAGTTGACCAACCGTTCCTACTACCAATTGAAGATGTATTCTCAATCCAAGGTCGTGGTACTGTTGTAACTGGTCGTATCGAGCGCGGTATCCTACGTGTAGGTGACGAAGTAGAAATCGTTGGTATCAAAGAGACTACTCTTACTACTTGTACTGGTGTTGAAATGTTCCGTAAACTGCTTGACGAAGGTCGTGCAGGTGAGAACGTTGGTGCACTTCTACGTGGTACTAAGCGTGATGACGTTGAACGTGGTCAAGTACTTTCTGCGAAAGGTTCTATCAACCCACACACTAAGTTTGAGTCTGAAGTATACGTACTTTCTAAAGACGAAGGCGGCCGTCACACTCCTTTCTTCAAAGGTTACCGTCCACAGTTCTACTTCCGTACAACTGACGTAACAGGCGACATCACTCTACCTGAAGGCGTAGAAATGGTAATGCCAGGTGACAACGTTCAAATGACTGTTGAGCTAATCGCTCCAATCGCAATGGACGAAGGTCTACGTTTCGCAATCCGCGAAGGTGGCCGTACAGTTGGTGCTGGTGTTGTAGCTAAAATCTTTGCATAAGATTTGACGAACCACTAG
This window contains:
- the tuf gene encoding elongation factor Tu; this translates as MSKEKFERTKPHVNVGTIGHVDHGKTTLTAAICTTLAKVYGGVAKDFASIDNAPEERERGITIATSHVEYDTPARHYAHVDCPGHADYVKNMITGAAQMDGGILVVAATDGPMPQTREHILLGRQVGIPYIIVFMNKCDMVDDEELLELVEMEVRELLSEYDFPGDDLPVIQGSALGALNGEKQWEDKIVELAEALDSYIPEPERAVDQPFLLPIEDVFSIQGRGTVVTGRIERGILRVGDEVEIVGIKETTLTTCTGVEMFRKLLDEGRAGENVGALLRGTKRDDVERGQVLSAKGSINPHTKFESEVYVLSKDEGGRHTPFFKGYRPQFYFRTTDVTGDITLPEGVEMVMPGDNVQMTVELIAPIAMDEGLRFAIREGGRTVGAGVVAKIFA